In Planctobacterium marinum, the DNA window GGCATTGGTTTACAGGATCACCTGATCACCACAGACCCGGGCGTCAGTGTCTATGTAGATGGAGTCTATCTTGGCCGCCAGGTAGGTCAAAACTGGAACCTGCAAAACATTGAGCGCATCGAGGTATTACGTGGTCCACAAGGTACACTGTACGGTCGTAACTCAATCGGTGGTGCCATCAATATCATTACCAAGCAGCCCAATGAGGTGAACACCACTAAGGTAGGCCTGGAAGCCGGTACTCGCGGTCGCTTGCGCACTGATATTTTCACCAATAGAGAATTATCACCTGGCTTAGCCTTTAATATGAACATTGGCTACACCGAACGCGATGGCCTGGGTGAGTTCTACAACCTTGAAAACCCCAAATGGGATGTAGGTGAAACGCAAGAAGTATATGGCCGTTTCTCGGTTAAATATGAGCCGTCTGATTCTTTGCGCTTTGTTTTGACTGCAGACGGCAACAACGGCGACGGCGGTTTGCGTCCCTACACAGCGATGATCGATGAACTAGGACCAAACACCCGTTACACCTCTGGTAACAATGGCGTAGGTGTGGCGCTAACTAACGCAGACGTGGCGCCTGACATCTATGATAATGCCACGGGTACTGATGCCGTAAACGAAGTATCCAACAATGCTCACGGTGTGTCGTTTACTACCGAGTGGGACATCAATGATGATCTGATGATGAAAGTTATCGCCAGCCACCGCTCTTCAGAATACAAAGCGGGCCTGGATGATGATGCAACGGTATACGCACTTGATCACTACCCAGAGCGCGGTACTGCTGACCAGGACTCTTTAGAGTTACAGTTTAGTGGTTATCTTGGCGAAAATGCAGACTTCGTAGCCGGTTTATATTGGTTCCAGGAAGAAGGTGATAACCGCCAGGGCTCAGACTCCAGCTTTGACGGTGGTGGCAATACGCTGCAACTAGATCAAGAAGCCACCAGTAAAGCTGCATTTATTAACATCGGTTACGATGTTGATGACGCTTTAAGAGTATCTGGTGGTTTGCGTTACACCGAAGATGAAAAAGAAGCGTCGGCAAATGTATTTCCGCCGCTTGGTACCATATACGATTCAGATGAATGGGATGAGTTAAGCTGGGAATTGGCCGCCAACTATACCTTCGAAAATGGAATGAACGCTTACGCGACTATCCAAACCGGTTATCAGGGTGGTCAGTACCCTGCTCGTCCATACTGTTTAATTGGCCAATTCTTTGGCAATGGTGGTTTCGATGACCTGGACAATGCGATTGCTGCCGTCAATGCGGATAACTGTTTTACTGCTACCGATAACATCACTGCCATTAACTATGAAGTTGGTGTTAAAGGACGCGTAAACAGCTACCTGGATTTGAGCATTGCCGTATTTAACACTGAATATGATGACTTACCTTACCAGGTGAGCCAGGTTAGCGAAGCCGGATTCGACACAGCCAACCTCGTAGTATCACAAACTTCTCGTGGTGTGGAATTTGACAGTAACCTGACATTGGGCAACTTCACAATGCAAACCAGCATTGGTTTTATGGATGTGGATGTAGATGATCAGCTAGTGAACGGCACGGTATTCCAACCAGTTGCACCACTGACACCAGAATGGACAGTGGCATTCGGTCCTGCTTACGAAATGTTCCTGGAAGACGGTGCATCTGTTAAGTTCAGATTAGACTACTCATGGCGTGATGATATGTATGGCGAGCCTAGCTCAGCACCAGAGCGTATGACCTTAATCGAAGATCGTACCCTGGTAAATATGGGTATTACTTACACGCCAGGCAACGAAGCTTACACGCTAGGTCTTTATGGTCGTAACATCTTTGACGAGCGTTATGACAACGCTCGCCTAAACACAGGTGATTATGTCTTGCGCATCCTGTCTAATGATGCCAGTGAGTTCGGTGTAAGATTTACTACTGAATGGTAAATGATTCGCTGTAAGCAAAAATCAAAA includes these proteins:
- a CDS encoding TonB-dependent receptor, coding for MNTLNKKLLNTTLVCSAIQLALAGNVYAQEAEDEAQEFEAITVTATKRAQVIYEVPIAISAFQGDMLAEQGITDLTDVGKFVPNLNVTGFSAGHTSSANPFIRGIGLQDHLITTDPGVSVYVDGVYLGRQVGQNWNLQNIERIEVLRGPQGTLYGRNSIGGAINIITKQPNEVNTTKVGLEAGTRGRLRTDIFTNRELSPGLAFNMNIGYTERDGLGEFYNLENPKWDVGETQEVYGRFSVKYEPSDSLRFVLTADGNNGDGGLRPYTAMIDELGPNTRYTSGNNGVGVALTNADVAPDIYDNATGTDAVNEVSNNAHGVSFTTEWDINDDLMMKVIASHRSSEYKAGLDDDATVYALDHYPERGTADQDSLELQFSGYLGENADFVAGLYWFQEEGDNRQGSDSSFDGGGNTLQLDQEATSKAAFINIGYDVDDALRVSGGLRYTEDEKEASANVFPPLGTIYDSDEWDELSWELAANYTFENGMNAYATIQTGYQGGQYPARPYCLIGQFFGNGGFDDLDNAIAAVNADNCFTATDNITAINYEVGVKGRVNSYLDLSIAVFNTEYDDLPYQVSQVSEAGFDTANLVVSQTSRGVEFDSNLTLGNFTMQTSIGFMDVDVDDQLVNGTVFQPVAPLTPEWTVAFGPAYEMFLEDGASVKFRLDYSWRDDMYGEPSSAPERMTLIEDRTLVNMGITYTPGNEAYTLGLYGRNIFDERYDNARLNTGDYVLRILSNDASEFGVRFTTEW